From a single Fulvivirga ulvae genomic region:
- a CDS encoding OstA-like protein has product MKITLKIALVIGLAILSGSTGFAQKKVKMKQADKLFGGINKEGERFDRFVGDVIFEQNETTIYSDSVHFYSKRNYMEAFGHVKITEGDSVVITAKKLIYEGDKKEAKLRENVVFVKKGRVTLYTDFLDYYRNQQEARYYNGGRLVDSTNVLTSKKGYYQVNTNMASFKSDVVGKNPDYTLMSDTLQYNTKTNIVYFRAPTELTDVEGNVFNYEEGQYDTKIKKSDLNIGQIETRSYFLEGDNLFLDDLRKYYRAVGNVEMISKEQDIIITGDRSFYQKDKGIAKVFGRALMKKIMEQDTMYLTADTLVAIESDDPSKKRLLAYNNVKIFKSDLQGRADSLAYVTADSIIYFYNDPVLWSSGNQMTADSINVEIANNSIDKLNMSVNSFVISKDSISNFNQIKGRTMVAHFNKGNIQKVDVNGNGESLFYALDETESYLVGLNKIICSYMLIKFKENKADNISFYIKPEASFIPPHEIREPQKKLKDFNWREEEKPVKQEMLESTILAQQKPQQTIEKAPRQTFDETGILKPDNNDNE; this is encoded by the coding sequence ATGAAAATAACACTTAAAATAGCACTAGTTATAGGATTGGCCATACTTTCCGGAAGCACAGGCTTTGCTCAAAAGAAGGTAAAAATGAAGCAGGCCGATAAACTATTTGGTGGTATCAATAAAGAAGGTGAGCGCTTCGACCGGTTCGTTGGTGATGTGATCTTCGAACAAAACGAGACTACTATATATAGCGACTCCGTGCATTTTTATAGCAAAAGAAACTACATGGAAGCTTTTGGCCATGTAAAAATTACTGAGGGCGACTCGGTGGTGATCACTGCAAAAAAGCTGATCTATGAGGGGGATAAAAAGGAAGCCAAACTCCGTGAAAATGTAGTATTTGTAAAAAAGGGCCGGGTTACACTATATACCGATTTCCTTGATTACTACAGAAACCAACAGGAAGCACGGTATTACAATGGAGGAAGGCTTGTAGACAGCACCAATGTACTAACCAGTAAAAAAGGGTACTATCAGGTCAATACCAATATGGCATCATTTAAATCAGATGTGGTGGGCAAAAATCCTGATTACACCCTGATGTCTGATACACTTCAGTATAACACTAAAACCAACATTGTGTACTTCCGGGCACCAACGGAGTTAACAGATGTGGAGGGCAATGTTTTTAACTACGAGGAAGGCCAGTATGATACCAAAATTAAAAAATCTGACCTGAACATCGGGCAAATCGAAACGAGGTCATACTTCCTAGAGGGGGACAACCTGTTCCTCGACGATCTTAGAAAATACTACAGGGCAGTAGGTAATGTGGAGATGATATCCAAAGAGCAGGATATAATAATAACCGGGGACCGAAGTTTCTATCAAAAAGATAAAGGAATAGCCAAAGTCTTTGGCCGGGCACTCATGAAAAAAATAATGGAACAGGATACCATGTACCTGACAGCAGATACATTGGTAGCCATCGAAAGCGACGATCCTTCTAAAAAAAGATTGCTTGCTTACAACAATGTGAAAATTTTCAAATCGGATCTGCAAGGCCGTGCAGATTCCCTGGCTTATGTAACTGCAGACTCTATTATCTATTTCTATAATGATCCCGTGTTATGGTCTTCCGGAAATCAGATGACAGCAGACTCGATCAATGTGGAGATTGCCAACAACTCCATTGACAAGTTAAATATGTCGGTTAATTCCTTCGTCATATCCAAAGATAGTATAAGTAACTTCAACCAGATCAAAGGGCGCACTATGGTGGCTCATTTTAACAAAGGCAACATTCAGAAGGTTGATGTCAATGGAAACGGGGAAAGTCTTTTTTATGCACTGGATGAAACGGAATCATACCTTGTGGGGCTCAATAAAATAATCTGCAGCTATATGTTGATCAAGTTTAAGGAAAACAAGGCAGATAACATTTCATTCTATATTAAACCTGAGGCCTCATTTATACCTCCACATGAAATCCGGGAGCCTCAGAAAAAACTGAAAGATTTTAATTGGCGTGAAGAAGAAAAGCCAGT